The following coding sequences are from one Leptospira mayottensis 200901116 window:
- a CDS encoding DNA-3-methyladenine glycosylase family protein, giving the protein MPLPDSSQFPNPKKRSSSVLEDRNIRLQKASNWLRKKDSTTKKLIDSIGPCKLQTIGNPYQVLIKSVLGQQLSVKVALTFERRLISLAGSKKIPSPNQILMIPNGKLKKIGVSQAKTETIKRIAEAYLNRDITDSKLRKLEDSDVLNLLCSFKGVGPWTAEMVLIFALDRWDHFSINDLILRKSVEKHYGISKDNKKEIQHFLMSYSPFRTILSWYLWTDMDGGEGWG; this is encoded by the coding sequence ATGCCTCTTCCAGATTCTTCTCAATTTCCCAATCCTAAAAAACGTTCTTCTTCCGTTTTAGAAGATAGGAATATCCGTCTTCAAAAAGCGTCCAATTGGCTTCGTAAAAAAGATTCAACCACAAAAAAACTGATCGATTCCATCGGACCTTGTAAATTACAAACCATAGGTAATCCTTATCAGGTTTTGATCAAATCCGTTCTGGGTCAACAACTCTCTGTTAAAGTTGCCCTAACCTTCGAACGTAGATTGATTTCTCTGGCAGGAAGTAAAAAAATTCCCTCTCCGAATCAGATTCTAATGATTCCAAACGGGAAATTGAAAAAGATAGGAGTTTCCCAAGCTAAGACAGAAACAATCAAACGAATCGCCGAAGCTTATTTAAATCGGGATATCACCGATTCAAAACTTCGTAAATTAGAAGATTCTGATGTTTTAAACCTTCTTTGCTCTTTTAAAGGCGTGGGGCCTTGGACGGCGGAAATGGTTTTGATCTTCGCCTTGGATCGTTGGGATCACTTTTCCATCAACGATCTGATTCTTAGAAAATCGGTGGAAAAACACTATGGAATTTCCAAGGATAATAAAAAGGAAATCCAACATTTTCTAATGAGTTATTCCCCCTTTAGAACGATCCTTTCCTGGTATCTTTGGACCGATATGGATGGCGGCGAAGGTTGGGGCTAA
- a CDS encoding cyclic nucleotide-binding domain-containing protein: MSTGIFQIVNFQKGSYIIVEGKKDSPSFFIIREGKVKIGRENPVVGEDPNSVQGPGDFFGVVAAMSQHAQIESAVALTDVSVIEVSYDQFGTLIQRNTPVAMKIIRYFSMKLRQFDQTITRLTFRSAVEEDPNELYNIGENYFNQKNNHHAAYAFQKYLQYLPNGPFATQAKLKLQTMNQPMQAPTIDLTKFNRMYADNEMIFCEHEPGRELYIIQNGKVKITKIVDKNEVLLAVLQNGDIFGEMALLDNKPRSASAIAWGHVQLLAINKANFEGMVKAQPQLATRLITLLSERIWTAYKQLANLMINDPQGRIADTLLTLVEKNRIKIAPKISYNFEIGTKDLIKMVGLSYPKDENLVLDLLTKNKWIKLDQGKLSCTDLVELEKLVHIYRKKSQMENKLKKRV; this comes from the coding sequence ATGTCCACAGGCATCTTCCAAATCGTTAATTTCCAAAAGGGCTCCTATATTATCGTAGAGGGTAAAAAAGATTCTCCTAGTTTCTTTATTATTCGAGAAGGGAAGGTAAAGATAGGCAGAGAAAACCCGGTCGTCGGCGAAGATCCAAATTCCGTTCAAGGCCCAGGGGACTTTTTCGGCGTCGTCGCCGCTATGAGCCAACACGCCCAAATCGAATCCGCAGTGGCACTCACCGACGTTTCGGTGATCGAGGTGAGTTACGATCAATTCGGAACTCTCATTCAAAGAAACACTCCGGTTGCGATGAAAATCATCCGCTATTTTTCGATGAAACTTCGCCAATTCGACCAGACAATCACACGCCTAACATTCCGCTCCGCAGTGGAAGAAGATCCGAACGAACTCTACAACATCGGTGAAAACTACTTCAATCAGAAGAACAACCATCACGCCGCTTACGCATTCCAAAAATATCTTCAATATCTTCCGAACGGTCCGTTTGCTACTCAGGCAAAACTGAAATTACAAACGATGAATCAACCGATGCAAGCTCCCACAATCGATCTTACGAAGTTCAATCGTATGTACGCGGACAACGAGATGATCTTTTGTGAGCACGAACCCGGTAGAGAACTGTATATCATTCAAAACGGTAAGGTAAAAATCACAAAGATTGTGGATAAAAACGAAGTATTACTCGCGGTTCTTCAGAATGGAGATATTTTCGGCGAAATGGCGCTTCTTGATAACAAACCGAGATCCGCTTCAGCGATCGCATGGGGTCACGTCCAACTTCTCGCGATCAACAAGGCCAACTTCGAAGGGATGGTCAAAGCTCAACCACAACTCGCAACCCGTTTGATCACTCTTCTCTCCGAAAGAATTTGGACCGCTTACAAACAACTTGCAAACTTAATGATCAACGATCCTCAAGGTAGAATCGCGGATACTCTGTTGACTCTTGTAGAAAAGAATAGAATCAAGATAGCCCCGAAAATTTCGTATAACTTTGAAATCGGCACGAAGGATTTAATCAAAATGGTCGGTCTCTCCTACCCGAAAGACGAGAATCTGGTCCTAGATCTTTTGACTAAAAACAAATGGATCAAGCTTGATCAGGGTAAACTTAGCTGTACTGATTTAGTCGAACTGGAAAAGTTAGTCCATATTTATAGAAAAAAATCCCAAATGGAAAACAAACTCAAAAAAAGAGTATAA
- a CDS encoding metallophosphoesterase family protein, with translation MIRFLHTADLHLSQKEKDYSLSVLKEIVSSANAEECTHILFCGDLFDRNSDIAALKVEVKEILTAFPGKIFFIPGNHEELGIPEGTYPISVDLSPMLYPQKTDNFKLWIEEIDGVEAEFFGFPFHRTLDYSNIQFNEKKVHYRIALLHGTDTKLVEYLGPSPEEADSILDSKPFSDAKFDYLALGHIHRERSEKSGLLLKAYPGSPRVVSSGEFGPRTVNIVTLGKNGTPILQKRIITCAGEFKEFSVSANLSGEIPELSNIHTLVSKQDSVRINVSGIVEDEHIVSEILDNFSKSLVCRKLEFKTGDLKTSSVLIDNPVAKLFYDKLMFKKRNWNTQDVPDWNEILVLGLEQIEEHSGKN, from the coding sequence ATGATTCGATTTTTACACACAGCAGACCTACACCTAAGTCAAAAGGAAAAAGATTATTCTCTCTCTGTCCTAAAAGAAATTGTTTCCAGCGCAAATGCAGAAGAATGTACACATATACTTTTCTGCGGAGATCTTTTTGACCGTAACTCGGATATAGCGGCACTCAAAGTGGAAGTGAAAGAGATCCTAACAGCGTTTCCAGGAAAAATTTTCTTTATCCCTGGAAATCACGAAGAACTAGGCATTCCTGAAGGAACCTATCCGATCTCGGTCGATCTTTCCCCGATGTTGTATCCGCAAAAAACAGACAACTTTAAACTTTGGATCGAGGAAATAGACGGCGTCGAAGCTGAATTTTTCGGTTTTCCGTTCCACAGAACTTTAGATTATTCGAATATTCAATTCAATGAAAAAAAGGTTCACTATCGGATCGCCCTTTTACACGGAACCGATACGAAATTGGTGGAATACCTAGGTCCATCCCCGGAAGAAGCGGATTCTATCTTGGACTCGAAACCGTTTTCGGATGCGAAGTTCGACTATCTTGCGCTCGGCCACATCCATCGAGAACGTTCCGAAAAATCCGGCCTTCTTCTCAAAGCCTATCCAGGTTCTCCAAGAGTTGTTTCCTCAGGAGAATTCGGACCTCGCACAGTTAACATCGTAACTCTCGGAAAAAACGGAACTCCGATTCTTCAAAAAAGAATCATCACCTGCGCCGGAGAATTCAAAGAATTTTCCGTTTCGGCCAATCTTTCCGGAGAAATTCCCGAACTTTCCAACATACATACTCTCGTATCTAAACAAGATTCCGTTCGAATCAATGTTTCCGGAATCGTGGAAGATGAACATATCGTATCGGAAATTCTAGACAATTTCTCCAAGTCTCTCGTTTGCAGAAAATTAGAATTCAAAACCGGCGATCTCAAAACCTCTTCGGTTTTAATCGACAATCCTGTCGCTAAACTATTTTACGATAAATTAATGTTCAAAAAGAGAAATTGGAATACTCAGGACGTTCCCGATTGGAACGAAATTTTGGTTTTAGGTCTCGAACAAATCGAAGAACATTCGGGGAAAAATTAA
- a CDS encoding SBBP repeat beta-propeller lipoprotein, LipL53 family, which yields MIFFPIFLFVFFQACYPTEIINVSNPETKDYWIQFLLGKEEQITTTELKAETEIEFETETSTQKPFSENLNFPELEWTLLIGTSEAKTYGKGLAIDNDGFIYVAGDTDKGVYKAEPIGIRDLILGKYDSRKNTIWTKQVGAPKTELEVKDLAIDSNGNVYVTGDTKDSFASPLSGKRDLFLIKFSSDGSQVWVRQTSSIGSNYNTIVKKIAVDTFGNSYIIGNSTTPLKESPIGSSGFIIKFDTNGNRTWVKEISINRSNPPIYLGGITIDEVRDSIYVTGSGRANFTTNTILDLFIFKYDNSGNRQLFAQLGSASSTTESFSLSVDPSGNVFVGGISNGNFKSETKSKSNFRGLLVKYDSSGIQQWIQQFGSTQKKQTIITAITTDANGDIFTTGYSSENITDETNTSIEKNDLFLAKFNSSGQIEWTRQIETSKNLILSTGIGFDFQGNLYCSGYTSQSMNQIPRKGLYDLFLLKFK from the coding sequence ATGATTTTTTTCCCCATTTTTCTTTTTGTATTTTTTCAAGCTTGTTATCCAACAGAAATAATCAACGTCTCCAACCCAGAAACTAAGGATTATTGGATACAGTTTTTACTTGGAAAAGAAGAGCAAATCACTACAACCGAACTCAAAGCTGAAACGGAAATCGAATTCGAAACTGAAACCTCCACCCAAAAGCCTTTTTCTGAAAATTTAAATTTCCCAGAATTAGAATGGACTTTGTTGATCGGAACGTCGGAGGCAAAAACCTACGGAAAAGGTCTCGCCATAGATAACGATGGCTTTATCTATGTTGCCGGAGATACAGATAAAGGTGTTTATAAAGCCGAACCGATTGGAATTCGAGATCTCATTCTTGGAAAGTATGATTCCAGAAAAAATACAATCTGGACCAAACAAGTCGGAGCTCCAAAAACAGAATTGGAAGTTAAAGATCTCGCAATCGATTCCAATGGAAACGTGTACGTCACAGGTGATACGAAAGATAGTTTTGCAAGTCCGCTTTCAGGCAAACGAGATCTATTTCTAATCAAATTCAGCTCGGACGGATCCCAGGTTTGGGTAAGACAAACAAGCAGCATAGGAAGCAATTATAACACAATTGTTAAAAAAATCGCTGTTGATACATTCGGAAATTCTTATATAATTGGAAATTCAACCACACCTTTGAAAGAATCTCCGATCGGATCCAGCGGATTTATCATCAAGTTTGATACAAACGGTAACCGTACTTGGGTCAAAGAGATTTCGATAAATAGATCCAATCCCCCAATTTATCTCGGTGGAATTACAATTGATGAGGTTAGGGATAGTATTTACGTGACCGGCTCAGGAAGAGCAAACTTTACAACCAATACCATTCTCGACCTTTTTATTTTTAAATACGACAATAGCGGTAATCGTCAACTCTTCGCTCAGCTGGGCTCCGCTTCCAGTACAACCGAAAGCTTCTCTCTCAGTGTGGATCCATCCGGAAACGTTTTTGTAGGTGGGATTAGTAATGGTAATTTCAAATCAGAAACCAAAAGCAAATCGAACTTTCGTGGACTTTTAGTTAAATACGATTCGTCCGGCATTCAACAATGGATTCAACAATTCGGTTCTACACAGAAAAAACAAACCATAATTACCGCAATTACAACTGATGCTAACGGAGATATTTTTACGACAGGCTATAGCAGTGAAAATATCACTGATGAAACAAACACATCGATAGAAAAAAACGATCTATTCCTGGCCAAATTCAATTCTTCCGGACAAATCGAATGGACTCGACAGATCGAAACTTCCAAAAACTTAATACTCAGTACCGGAATCGGATTCGACTTCCAAGGAAATCTCTATTGTTCCGGATATACGAGCCAAAGCATGAATCAAATTCCCAGAAAGGGACTTTATGATCTATTCCTCCTGAAATTCAAATAA
- a CDS encoding tetratricopeptide repeat protein, translating into MRFPLPNAHQGVILEEIRRELHTRLRKKNIKFRNVFLKLFRIEFLIILSLTWILFSGSLSSEIGPLQETQAENLLRIAEEAHKDRKFHRSIEEIKNFLILYPTSKLKYKAYQILKNNYSRLGRPEKVLEINLHQYSQEPTSSQGLNAFFEVGKLYLEIGEKNKAKEVFKSICTQSFSRELAEKAFVELSEWDILNDSKTETSECGENTSFFRDSVPENR; encoded by the coding sequence ATCAGGTTCCCGCTGCCAAATGCACACCAAGGAGTAATCTTAGAGGAAATCCGTAGAGAGCTACACACTCGGCTTAGGAAAAAAAATATCAAGTTTAGAAACGTTTTCCTCAAGCTTTTTCGGATAGAATTTTTGATTATTTTATCCTTAACCTGGATTCTCTTTTCCGGCTCTTTGAGTTCGGAAATCGGCCCTCTTCAGGAAACTCAAGCCGAAAACCTACTTAGGATCGCAGAAGAAGCTCATAAAGACCGAAAATTCCACAGATCCATCGAGGAAATTAAAAATTTCCTGATTCTTTATCCGACAAGCAAACTCAAATATAAGGCCTATCAGATTCTAAAAAACAATTACTCCAGGCTTGGCCGACCGGAAAAAGTCCTCGAAATCAATTTGCATCAATATTCTCAGGAACCGACCTCTTCTCAAGGTTTAAACGCATTTTTCGAAGTCGGTAAACTTTATCTCGAAATCGGGGAAAAGAACAAAGCGAAAGAAGTTTTCAAATCCATCTGCACTCAGTCCTTTTCCAGAGAACTCGCCGAAAAAGCATTCGTGGAACTCTCGGAATGGGATATTTTAAACGATTCAAAAACAGAAACGTCGGAATGTGGAGAAAATACTTCTTTTTTTCGAGATTCGGTTCCTGAAAACCGATAA
- a CDS encoding LIC10235 family protein produces the protein MKPKKISKDDLESLITGVKSQSIEAVGNYLYKGFRIQISKYNLSGAERVQLLYQKRRNNGLCIVCGTKVSKKNPSSGKLYRLCERHRKSIDQKK, from the coding sequence ATGAAACCGAAAAAAATCTCAAAAGACGATCTTGAATCCCTGATAACAGGCGTCAAATCCCAATCCATTGAAGCCGTAGGCAATTACTTATATAAAGGATTTAGAATACAAATTAGCAAATACAATCTGTCCGGCGCCGAAAGGGTTCAACTTTTATACCAAAAAAGAAGAAATAATGGCCTTTGTATCGTATGCGGAACGAAAGTCTCCAAAAAGAACCCTTCTTCCGGAAAACTCTACAGACTCTGCGAACGCCACCGCAAATCAATCGATCAGAAAAAGTAA
- a CDS encoding tyrosine-type recombinase/integrase, which yields MNLKKGNSEIYEFKDIITDFEIRFLTDASRNNPNHFVWIRCLIMFGLKSEELVSLRCSDVDLENKLLKVRGFQGRKDRYLKISPFLLRDFYGATRGKTPEEYVFPGRKGKLHPKTIQKFFEKLKRKTNIEVSCSKIRKTIAIRLHSRGDSIQLIGEFLGLKTRRAVYKLVGKKSRFRSVKSFSLDEIIDIGT from the coding sequence ATGAATTTGAAAAAAGGGAATTCGGAAATTTACGAGTTTAAAGACATTATCACGGATTTTGAAATAAGATTCCTCACCGATGCGAGTAGAAACAATCCCAATCATTTTGTATGGATTCGATGTCTAATTATGTTCGGATTAAAATCAGAAGAGCTGGTTTCTTTACGTTGTAGTGATGTTGACTTGGAAAATAAATTATTGAAAGTTCGCGGATTTCAAGGGAGAAAGGATCGTTACCTCAAAATTTCGCCTTTTTTACTTAGGGATTTTTACGGAGCGACCCGGGGTAAAACTCCGGAGGAATACGTATTCCCGGGAAGAAAAGGGAAGTTACATCCTAAAACGATTCAGAAATTTTTCGAAAAATTAAAACGTAAAACGAATATCGAAGTAAGTTGTTCTAAAATTCGAAAAACGATAGCCATTCGACTTCACTCAAGAGGGGATTCGATTCAATTGATCGGTGAATTTCTAGGATTGAAAACGAGGCGCGCTGTCTATAAATTGGTCGGGAAAAAATCGAGGTTCAGATCGGTGAAAAGTTTTTCCTTGGATGAAATTATAGATATTGGAACTTAA